The Humulus lupulus chromosome 4, drHumLupu1.1, whole genome shotgun sequence genome has a window encoding:
- the LOC133829237 gene encoding 7-dehydrocholesterol reductase-like has protein sequence MYLVNHPVHLGTQLALYILVAGILCIYINYDCDRQRQEFCRTNGKALVWGKAPSKITATYTTTTGETKSSILLTSGWWGLARHFHYVPEILAAFFWTVPALFNHALPYFYVVFLTILLLDQAKRDDDRCRSKYGKYWKSYCEKVRYRVIPGIY, from the exons ATGTACCTGGTCAATCATCCTGTACACCTTGGAACTCAG TTGGCACTCTACATCCTAGTAGCAGGCATTCTTTGCATATACATCAACTACGACTGTGATAGGCAAAGGCAAGAGTTTTGCAGAACAAATGGCAAAGCTTTGGTTTGGGGTAAAGCTCCATCAAAG ATAACTGCCACTTACACTACCACAACTGGGGAAACAAAAAGCAGCATTCTTTTAACTTCGGGATG GTGGGGATTAGCTCGACATTTCCACTATGTCCCAGAAATATTAGCTGCATTTTTCTGGACTGTTCCAGCTCTTTTTAACCAC GCTTTACCCTACTTTTATGTGGTGTTTCTTACAATCCTTCTCCTCGACCAGGCGAAAAGGGATGATGATCGGTGCCGATCCAA GTATGGAAAATACTGGAAATCGTACTGCGAGAAGGTTCGGTACAGGGTCATCCCCGGAATTTACTGA